CTGGAAAGTGTCTATACTTCCCTTAGTGTTTTCTACCTTTGCTTGGATGTCGTTGTCTGTAGGTAAAAGCAGAGGATGAAATATCCAGGTTTGTGGAAGCAGGTTATGGCTAGCTGCTTCCTGGTGGTCAAAGTGTCATTCCACTGATAGGCTTTTCGTGCCCTGCCTTACAGCTTTGATAAAAAGGGAGATGTCCATTACCTGATCAAGTGGAAAGACCTGCCGTATGACCAGTGCACCTGGGAGATTGACGAGATAGACATCCCGTACTACGAAAACCTCAAAAACCTCTACTGGAACCACAGGTACAATCCAGCGGGGTGGTGGAACTGcagccagcctgctgcagcctgggagagccaggcagagctggggcagcctGCGCAGGCGTTTGGGACGGCCGGGGACCTGTACATGTCCCTGTTTTGAACATACTGGCACTGCTGGCagggaccctgagccagcactgtgcccttgtggccaaggaggccagcAGTATCCTGGGGTAcattcaaaggagtgtggccagcagggcgagggaggttctcctccctgtccactctgccccagtgaggccacgtctgcagtgctgcatccagttctgggccctccagttcaagaaagacagggaactgctggagagaggccagcacagagctgccaaggggatcaggggctggagcatctcctttgtgaggaaaggctgagagacctgggcttgttcagcctggagaagagaaggatgaGGGGcgatcttatcaatacctataaatacctgaagggtgggtgtcaggaggatgggacgggctcttttcagtggtgcccaacgccaggccaaggggccacgggcacaagctggaacacgggaagctccccctgaacatgaggacaaaccccttccctgtgcgggtgcccgagcaggggcacaggctgcccagagaggctgtggggtcccttccctggagacattcaccccccgcctggacgcggccctgtgcccctgctctgggggtgcctgctcacacagggggtgggacggggtgagctccagagggccctgccaacccctgccgttctgggattctgtgacctCTCTTCAGAGAGCAATGGCTGAGCACTTCTGGAAAGCTGGCCTTCCTGAAATGCCATTTCAGGGCTGCTGGAAAATCCTGCCTACTTGTTGTTTTCCAGCCTGTGTTCCCCTTCCCCTACATTTATACTACCGTAATATTCATGGTCTCACTGCATTTCAGGGTGGCTCCATGGCGCTGCTGCCTGtctgttttgggggaaaaccACACCAATCTGGAATTGCTGTTCTTCATTTTGGATGATGTTGCATGGACTGTTGGGAGGGGAAGATTAACATTCCCAGAGTGCCCATACTAACTGGCCCAGAAAATGTCCTGTGGGGAAATGGCAGTGGAGTCTGACAGGCGTTTCTGTCCCTTGGCTTGGGGACTGGGAGAGGAAGgcctgcctgccttttcctGATGCGTGCGGCTGTTGCAGGGAGCTGATGCTGGGGGAGGACACGCGCCCTCTGAAGAAGCTGaacaagaaagggaaaaagctgaaagaggagaagctggaaaagcctcCAGAAACGCCTCTGGTGGATGTAAGAATGGCAGGGGTAGTGCAATGGCGTGTGAGCCTGGAGAGAGGAAGATCTCTCTGGCCACCCCACCCTGTTACGTTTTTCTCCTCTAGttccttcctgttttcttttttttttgttgttgttgaaagCTCCGGGGTGGCTTTGCTGTGAAGAGCCTGAGGGctggggtgtgctgggggctgtgTCCGCATTTCTTTTGCGGCTGTTCGGTCTTACGAGGTTAAAAAGGGATGTGCTTGGCCACAGAGAAAGGAGGGGGAGTTGGTTCTCATTGGTTTGCATCGCGTCCCTCTCTTTTCAGCCTACGGTGAAGTTTGACAAGCAGCCGTGGTACATCGATGCTACAGGAGGCACGCTCCATCCTTACCAGCTGGAAGGGCTAAACTGGCTGAGGTTTTCCTGGGCCCAAGGGACGGATACAATCCTGGCCGACGAGATGGGGCTGGGGAAGACTGTGCAGACTATTGTGTTCTTGTATTCCCTGTACAAGGAGGTGAGTGGAGCATCTGGCAGTCCCCGAGGTGGCTGAGAGCTGCTCAGTACAGGGAGAACAGCTCGGACTTTGTCTCCCTGCGCAGGGCCACTCGAAAGGGCCGTATCTGGTCAGCGCCCCTCTCTCCACGATCATCAACTGGGAGCGCGAGTTTGAGATGTGGGCACCTGACTTCTATGTTGTGACCTACACGGGGGACAAAGAAAGCCGGTCGATCATCCGggaaaatgagttttcttttgaagacaACGCCATCCGGAGTGGAAAGAAGGTCTTCCGGATGAAGGTAGGAGCTAAGTCTGTGCCCTACCCAGTACTTTAACCATCAATAAGAAGTGGAGAGAGCAGAATTTGTCCTGGAGAGAGAGGTTGGTTAGGTCCCTAATCAGATGTTTTCCAAAGAGGGAAGCTGCCACTGTTTACAGTGCAGGAGATTTGTGAAGAGCTTTAAAGATTTCTGCCAGacccttttctgtttctgtagtCCCCTACTTGGTTCTAATGTTCAGATGGGTGTAAATCTGCTGCTGGCAACGGTTCCTGCCTCAGCCTTGCtctgctggtgctgtgcagtgcaggcagcactCCCTTTTCTCcaatagcagcagcagaggtggaggCCACCCCATTCCCTGCTCTCTTACCCaggcttttctctccctctgctcctccagAAGGAAGCCCAGATCAAGTTCCATGTCCTGCTCACCTCCTACGAGCTGATCACTATTGaccaggcagtgctgggctccATAGAGTGGGCCTGTCTGGTGGTGGATGAAGCACACAGGCTGAAGAACAACCAGTCCAAAGTAGGTAACAGACATTTGTGAGTGATTTTTGTGGTGTGGCTGGTGCCACAAAGATATGACACCCCAGTGCTGGTGgtgtgctgctctgtgctttcctCCCTGGGAGCTGAGAGATGTCCTCACCTTGCACAGGCTCTGCCTGGGACCTGCGGTTCGGTGTATTTGCTCTTTTTAACATCCTCTGGCATTAAAAATCCTTCAGCAGCGGAAGAGGTggcagcctggctgcctgcctggcaGCCTGACAGTCCTTTGATGGGCTGTCGTGGAAGGGAATTGatccctctccttcctttcccccttACCTGAGGCCAAACGCAGTGTATGGCCCCTGGGACTGTCATGTGATCCCCAGCGCAGGGGGAGGCAGGCGCAGTGACCCAAGGACAGTCAGGATTGCTGCCTGTGCTCGATGGGGACGGCTCAGAGCAGGACATGCAAGCTGCGGTCTGCTCTGTGTGCCTGGTAGTGGGGAGAGGTCACTGCTGAGTCTGTGTGTGCAACCTGCAGAGTTCCTAGATGACTAATCGGCTCCTCTGAGTTCTTTGCACCtaatctcatttcttttcccagttcTTCAGAGTATTAAATAGCTACAAGATCGATTACAAGCTGCTGCTCACCGGGACTCCACTCCAGAACAACTTGGAAGAGCTTTTCCACCTGCTCAATTTCCTGACTCCTGAGAGGTTTAAGTAAGTTGCACTAGTTCTCCCTCCGAAAAGGGAGAGCAGCCTGACCACTCAGCGGGGTGGCTCAGCAGAAGTTTCAGTTTCCTGGAGCTCCTGTGTGTGtcggggtgctggggtccagTCACTGCTGTGCCAGTGTCAGTGGTCTGTGCCGGCAGGCACATGGCAAAGTGCATCGCCCCGTGGTTAGTCATAGCAGCTACACACACATTTTATGTAACCCCAGATTTATTCCCATGGACTGTTACATTTTGGGTCCTGTGGGTAGCTGTTGCCTTGCTATTGGTCAGGTTTGTGAGCGAGGAACTGAAACCTGCcttgttttccctctctctgaGGAGACAGAGGTACTTTGGGGAGCTCATCCAGAGCTCATATTAGTGCATTTAGTGCAAATTTCCCCTCAGCCATCAGTGAGACTCCTTGGTCTGGCTTGTGCTCTGCTCAGATACAGGTGTGCGAGCGTTACCACCTCATGTATCACAAGAGCTCTGCCCTTGGTTTGGAGTCATAAAGAAACAGATAGCTTTGCTCTCGCATGTCCCATGGTCGCTCAGCGCAGTGTGGTTCTGGCTGCTTTCACAGTAACCTGGAGGGGTTCCTGGAGGAGTTTGCAGACATCTCCAAGGAGGACCAGATCAAAAAGCTTCATGATCTGCTGGGTCCCCACATGCTGCGGCGGCTCAAGGCAGATGTGTTCAAGAACATGCCGGCCAAGACGGAGCTGATTGTGAGAGTGGAACTGAGCCAGATGCAGAAGTGAGTAAttccagcccagctcccctggGATGGCTGGCTTCCCTCACCCCACCTCATCTGCAGCACGGCAGGGCATCAGTGGGGTTCGACAGGTCAGAGACATCCTGCGGTCCTCAGGCCTGCTGTGGGAAGAGCCGGAGTGCTTTGTGTCTCACTGGGGAGTGCGTTCAGCCCGGTTAAATTGGGCTCCatgcagccctggctgcccagCGGGAAGCGTCTGATGCACGGCAGGCTGTCAGTGTGGCTCTGCTAGTTCTGGGGGGGCACAGAGTAAACACTGAGGCTTAACCTCCTTCTCTTGTTCTCGGTGCCGGGGCACTAGCCTGTGCTGCCAGCTTGCCTGGCGTCAGTCTGGAGCATCACTGCTGCCCCAGGGGATACTTGCTCAGCTCCATTTGTTTTGGGCTGACTTGCTCAGCTTCAGCAGCATCTTCTGCTGAGACTGGGGGACTTGCAGGGAAGTGTGGTGCTTCCTCCCAGTGTGGTGGGGCAAGGCTCAGTTTACCCCCAGCAGTGGGGAGCATTCCTTGCCACTGTGCCCCTGAGTCCAGAGCAATCGAATAAACCTGGCCCCAGGCTGAGGGTTCTGAACCGTTTCTTTTAGAAACGCTGATGTCCCTTTTGAAGTGACACGAGTGGGGTTTAATTCGGTGCTGTCCTGCTGAATTCGGCCCTGTCCTGTGAGGCTGAATTAACAAGAGTGTCTGtcccatccctgctcctgcaggaaGTACTACAAGTTCATACTGACGAGGAATTTTGAAGCCCTGAATTCAAAAGGTGGTGGGAACCAGGTCTCGCTGCTCAACATCATGATGGACCTGAAGAAGTGCTGTAATCACCCGTACCTCTTTCCTGTGGCGGCGGTGGTACGTCAACTGTGTTTGCATCCTGGAGGCATTTCTCAGAATATTGCGTGTACGCTGTCAGTGGGGGCTGTTTCTGTGACCTGCCTTTGGTTAATGGTGTGGTTTTCATGCAAGTGGTTTCATCCAAggattttgtctttgaaatgcaTGTGAATGTGAAGTTAACGGGTGTTGTCCTCGAAGAGACTAAGTCGGATGCCTTCACAGGAGGCCCCGGTTCTGCCCAATGGATCCTATGATGGGAATTCTTTGGTCAAATCATCTGGGAAACTGATGCTGCTCCAAAAGATGCTGAAGAAGCTACGGGATGGGGGTCACAGAGTTCTGATCTTCTCCCAGGTGAGTGTAGGGAAGgattaataataaatttttaaaggatttttttttgttctgtatgAGAATTTTGTGCTAGGAACAGATAGAGATAGGTGGCAGAGCTGGTGACAGCTTAACCCCTAGATAGCGTGGCAGCTGTGGCAGACATGATGGAGAGACTGTGTCCCAGCTCTCTCCTGAGGGACTCCCTATAACGTTTAAAACCTCTTTTGATCTATGAATAAAGAGGAGATAATAGTAATAGCGTTTCCCTTCAGGGAGGGCTGTTCAAAAATTATTCCCTCATGCTGGCAAAGCTGCCTCTAGAGGAGGAGACGTGAGTGTTGCTCCTCTGGCAGTTGCCTGTTGGCCGTACCCCGGCATTAGCGGTACCACCGCCACCGTGCGCTCTGCGGGCACGGGCCCGGCCGGGGCAGGGCAGGTCCCATGGGGAGGCgggagctgggctgtgcagaGCCACTTGTGCCAGGGTCGCCTTGCCCTGCAGATGACGAAGATGCTGGACTTGCTGGAGGATTTCCTGGAGTACGAAGGCTACAAATACGAGCGGATAGACGGGGGCATCACCGGCGGCCTGCGCCAGGAGGCCATAGACAGGTTTAACGGTACTCACGTTTCTGCCTTGCCGAGGAGGGGCGCGGGGTGGATTTGCAGCATGCAGCCAGCAGCGGGCTCGGCTGGCTGGCTGTGCCCGAGAGCCCCCGCTTGCCCACAGGACAGGCGGCATGGGGTTGCCTGTGTGCCAGTTGTGCCGTGCTGGCAGAGCCAGCTTCCTGAGGCACAGGGCTGCTTGTACCGTGTTGTTAAGCCCTTGAGTTGTGTCCCACAATGAACCCTGCGTGTGCCAATGGCAGCCTGCTTAGTTTGAGGGACTCCAGCGTTCCCCTTCAAGGCCTCAGTAGGCAGCAGAGCTTCTCCTTTGGCTCTAGAACTCCATTTTCTCCAGTAATTGGTTTCCAGGGAACGATGTGTTTTAACTCTTTAACTTCCCAGCCGGTTGCTTGTTGGCTTATGCTGACGGTTCCTGCTGTTTTATACCTAAAGCACAGTACTGTACCTTTCCGCGTAAGCCGCGCTCCTTTCTGTCTCACCGTTTGCCACCTGTGGGTTTGTCTTTCTCAGCTCCTGGTGCTCAGCagttctgctttctcctctctACCCGTGCTGGTGGTCTGGGCATAAACCTTGCTACGGCCGACACAGTCATTATTTATGATTCTGACTGGAATCCCCACAATGACATCCAGGTTTctgacttttcctttttcttcctgtatagTAAGTACCTCTCTGGCTCTGCCCTCTCTTTGCACACCCTGCACAGGGAAGTCAGTCTCTTCTCTTGAGAGCTGCCGACTCTTTCTGCAGGATTTATGGGGTGCATTTCTGCACAGGAGCCCCCTTCCTGCCTCCACCAGCCTCGCCCTGGCCTGTCTGCAGCATAGGAGAGACCTGGCATGTACAACCAGCTCTCTTCCTCAGGCTTCTTACTTCCTTCCGCTGCTTGTTCACAGCCAGGTGTCCCCTCCTTTTTTGGGAGCTTCCACGGAAAGCCCGGGGTGGACCCTAGCTCAGGACTGTCAGCCAGTGGGAAATGGCACCTGGGGTGGGCAAACAGCCAATGCCTCTGAAAGTAATGGAAAAGCGAAGAGAAATGCCTATCCCTCCCATGCTCCCCAGCTGGGAGAAGGTCCTCTCCAAAGCTACCTCCGTTGTTGCCATCTGTTTGTGCCGGCATTTCCTTCCCCTGGGTCCTTGGCAAGAGGATGTGCTGGTGCAGGGTGGTGAAGGAGCAATGCAGGCCTGGTGAATCTGCAGCCGGACACTTCCTAGGGGCAACGTGTCCTCACTGCCTGCCTTCAGACCCTTCACTTAGGGGCCTATGGGGGGAAGCTGGCTTGCCTACAGTCAGTGGAGGGGGCCAGCGCATTCAGGTTGGCTCTGAGGAGCCCCTCTCGCTCCACCGCCCCGTAACAGCCTGAATGCTGAATTCAGCCTTGCCCTTGCGGTGCCTCTGTGCACCCTGGAGGAGGGAGAAACTCTGACCCCTTGGCTGGCATGGCATGGTGCTGCCCTCAACAGCTTCGTTCTCTGCCCGCAGGCGTTCAGCAGAGCTCACCGCATCGGGCAGAACAAGAAGGTGATGATCTACCGCTTTGTGACCAGAGCCTCTGTGGAAGAGCGCATCACCCAGGTGGCCAAAAGGAAGATGATGCTCACCCACCTGGTGGTCCGCCCGGGGCTTGGCTCCAAGTCGGGCTCCATGACCAAGCAAGAGCTGGATGACATCCTCAAGTTTGGGACAGAAGAGCTCTTCAAGGATGATGTGGAAGGTGAGGTCAGGAGGGCTCTGGGGATTCTCTAGGTGAGGTGGGCCCCTGTCTGAGCTACTGGGGCtcattctttctcctcttcttatGCCCGCAGGCATGGTGTCTCAGGGACAGCGGATCGGCATGCCGGATGCTGTCACCCCTTTCTCTGACACACTGTCAACCAAAGGGGGTGCAGTGACTCCCGGcatgaaaaaaaagcatggtgGCACCCCACCTGGTGAGTAGCCCCCCTTGTTGGGGCATCCTgtcctcctcccccgccctgcACCCAACCTGAGCTCACCTGGCTCTGAGAGCGGGCTGTCTCCAGCATGGTGATTTGTGCCTCCATTCCCCTCGCTTTGCCCTCCAGGTGACAACAAGGACGTGGATGACAGCAGTGTGATCCACTACGATGATGCTGCCATCTCTAAGCTTCTGGACCGAAACCAGGATGCGACTGATGACACGGAGCTGCAGAACATGAACGAGTATCTCAGCTCCTTTAAAGTGGCCCAGTATGTTGTGAGAGAAGAGGATGGTGTGGTAATGTGATTAGTATCATGTCTTATGATTGCACCTCTTTGTACATCCCTCTGtgtttctccccctccctttcctgTTCTTGCAAGTGTTTTGGTGTGGGGCAGGACGCCTTGCTGCTCTCTGTCGACAGCTGCCATAGATCGTTCCGGACCTGGGGGTCTCGGGGCTGATGGGAccggctgcaggcagaggaagtACAGTTGTCTTTATCCTGTGCAGCTTGTGGTGCAAGCTGGGCTCTGTCCCTCTTGTCACAGGACCTCATTTTGATCAAAGCATCTGTAGGCTCCTTCTTCTGCCCTGAAGGCCCTTCCCCTGCAGACTGGGAGTGGGCATGGTGCTGCTCAGGCACCGagcatttgttttcctggtCGCTGACTGACGGACTTCCTTCATCTGTTGATGAAGCCAATAGTAGGCTGCTGTCCTGGGCGGTCTCTGCAGATCTATAGTTTTTCCCTCGATGTGAGCGTGGGCGTTGCAGGGCAGGATGGATGGCAGTGTTTGGAGGCGCTCCTTCTGGGTGGGTGTTTTTCTCAGCCCTTTGACAGCCTTGCACTGAGGTCGGTACGTCTGGGCAAAGACCCAGGAGCCAAATTCCAGCCAGCGACTCGGTGgtctccctctctttttccctgGAGGGCCGTTAGAGGACAGGCAGTGGGGCGATGCGGGCAGGTCTGTGGCTGCCCAATCTCAAGCCTCTTGTCTCTTGCTTTGCAGGAAGAGGTGGAACGTGAGATCATCAAGCAGGAGGAGAATGTGGACCCCGACTACTGGGAGAAGCTGCTGCGGCACCACTacgagcagcagcaggaagatcTGGCCAGGAActtggggaaagggaagagaatcCGCAAGCAAGTCAACTACAACGATGCCTCGCAGGAGGACCAAGGTACGGCAGCTGCCCGGCTCCTGGCCGGGCTTAGGGTGGGCAACAGGCCCTGTGGGCTGGCCCTGAACGCTGCACAAAAAGGTTCCCTGAGGGACGTACTGGCTGTAGCATGGTGTGCTGGGTGTTCCTCTGCAGTTTGGTATCCTGCATAGCTCTGTTTCCCACATTCCTAAACTTTCCAGGATAAAAATTcttcaaagatattttcttttaatttttttggtctgtaaactctgcttttcccagaagaatttaggaaaaatatgtCTGTGggcaaaacatttcaaattggGTTTTTCCTGTGTAGAAGAATACAAATTTTGGAAAATCTGAGAATGTGATTTCCTGCTTGTCGTATTGTGTTGTTCCTCTCTCGCTGCCTGGCAGTGGATGCCCgttgcagctgcaggcagactCTCGCCTGTCCTGCGTGTCCCTCCTGGGCAGGGTCCCACCGCTCGGGCACTCTTCTAACCTGGCCTCCCTTGCGGTCTGCAGAGTGGCAGGACGAGCTCTCTGACAACCAGTCGGAGTACTCCATTGGCTCTGAGGACGAAGACGAAGACTTTGAAGAGAGGCCAGAAGGTCAGAGTGAGTTAATGTGTTTGATACTCCACGGGATTTTGCTCTGCGGGAAGCCCCTGGCACTCAGGTGTGGCAGAAATATCTGGGTTGGAGGGACTGGCATGCTTCTGGGCCTCCGATCAGGGGAAGGTGTCCCCGCTGGCCTGCCAGGTGAAGAGATTCCCAGGGCAGGGATGGCAACTGGCTGTTTCCCTCactggctgctgcaggaccTTGCTCTGGTCCTCACGGTGGAAAGATGGGGACTGCAGGAGGAACAGGTGTGGTACCTCCTTGCCTGGTAAGGGCAGAAGAGTGCCCTGGCTTGGGGAGGCCAGCGGGATGGGTGGAAGGGActctgcagcctgggctgctgctctgctcgaGTTCTGGTCCCATCGGGAGGGAGTGCAGGAAGCTTGGGGTGGGTGAGCACTTTGTGGTGTTCTTCCCATCTTCTCGTCCTTCCTCACTGCCTGGGGCCCATCCGTCACTGGGGTGCTTGACCCTAGGTGGCAGAAGACAATCCCGGAGACAGCTGAAGAGTGACCGGGACAAACCTCTCCCTCCTTTGCTAGCAAGAGTTGGGGGGAATATCGAGGTGAGTGTCAGCCTCAGCCAGAGCACATCTGATGCAGTTGTGCCAGGGCTGCCTTGGGCTGGCGGGCTGGGCTCCTCCGTGCCGAGTCGCCAGCATGTTAGTCCTGGTCCAGCCTGTAAAGGCTGCCAGGC
This genomic stretch from Phalacrocorax carbo chromosome 20, bPhaCar2.1, whole genome shotgun sequence harbors:
- the CHD5 gene encoding chromodomain-helicase-DNA-binding protein 5 isoform X5, which encodes MIQCGERDRVEEGDGYETDHQDYCEVCQQGGEIILCDTCPRAYHLVCLDPELEKAPEGKWSCPHCEKEGIQWEPKEEDEEEEEGGEEEEDDHMEFCRVCKDGGELLCCDTCPSSYHLHCLNPPLPEIPNGEWLCPRCTCPPLKGKVQRILHWAWKEPPATPLPPVLPAPDAELALPPPKVLEGIPEREFFVKWAGLSYWHCSWVKELQLELYHTVMYRNYQRKNDMDEPPAFDYGSGDEDSQREKRKNKDPQYAKMEERFYRYGIKPEWMMIHRILNHSFDKKGDVHYLIKWKDLPYDQCTWEIDEIDIPYYENLKNLYWNHRELMLGEDTRPLKKLNKKGKKLKEEKLEKPPETPLVDPTVKFDKQPWYIDATGGTLHPYQLEGLNWLRFSWAQGTDTILADEMGLGKTVQTIVFLYSLYKEGHSKGPYLVSAPLSTIINWEREFEMWAPDFYVVTYTGDKESRSIIRENEFSFEDNAIRSGKKVFRMKKEAQIKFHVLLTSYELITIDQAVLGSIEWACLVVDEAHRLKNNQSKFFRVLNSYKIDYKLLLTGTPLQNNLEELFHLLNFLTPERFNNLEGFLEEFADISKEDQIKKLHDLLGPHMLRRLKADVFKNMPAKTELIVRVELSQMQKKYYKFILTRNFEALNSKGGGNQVSLLNIMMDLKKCCNHPYLFPVAAVEAPVLPNGSYDGNSLVKSSGKLMLLQKMLKKLRDGGHRVLIFSQMTKMLDLLEDFLEYEGYKYERIDGGITGGLRQEAIDRFNAPGAQQFCFLLSTRAGGLGINLATADTVIIYDSDWNPHNDIQAFSRAHRIGQNKKVMIYRFVTRASVEERITQVAKRKMMLTHLVVRPGLGSKSGSMTKQELDDILKFGTEELFKDDVEGMVSQGQRIGMPDAVTPFSDTLSTKGGAVTPGMKKKHGGTPPGDNKDVDDSSVIHYDDAAISKLLDRNQDATDDTELQNMNEYLSSFKVAQYVVREEDGVEEVEREIIKQEENVDPDYWEKLLRHHYEQQQEDLARNLGKGKRIRKQVNYNDASQEDQEWQDELSDNQSEYSIGSEDEDEDFEERPEGQSGRRQSRRQLKSDRDKPLPPLLARVGGNIEVLGFNARQRKAFLNAIMRWGMPPQDAFNSHWLVRDLRGKSEKEFRAYVSLFMRHLCEPGADGAETFADGVPREGLSRQHVLTRIGVMSLVRKKVQEFEHVNGKYSTPDLILEGPESKKSSEIVSSDPNTPVPASPAHMHTAPVAPADKTEVQLGFQEEKDQVEQKSRKVSESQVPASAEKVESEEHPESCDSKEKLGEEKQEESERAEPSPEPLVKDEAIQEKPLEKPELNSSPGKGDDKEVKPEDSKAEQKEQGEAQQNGDKEEEEDGKKDDRNMNFRFMFNIADGGFTELHTLWQNEERAAVSSGKIYDIWHRRHDYWLLAGIVTHGYARWQDIQNDPRYVILNEPFKSEVHKGNYLEMKNKFLARRFKLLEQALVIEEQLRRAAYLNMTQDPSHPAMALNARLAEVECLAESHQHLSKESLAGNKPANAVLHKVLNQLEELLSDMKADVTRLPSMLSRIPPVAARLQMSERSILSRLATRGGDPAVQQGSFGSSQIYNNNFGPNFRGPGPGGVVNYSQMPLGPYVTDI